One genomic segment of Picosynechococcus sp. PCC 7002 includes these proteins:
- a CDS encoding YlcI/YnfO family protein — translation MSRLTLRLPESLHQQLSHQASQEGVSLNQYIVYALTRQVSQNYVVEPVPAETVEQQNTSFQKLLNDLGQAIPEEVKLALAAREAVEPESQLNPETITKLRQKISSKV, via the coding sequence ATGAGTCGTTTAACCCTACGCCTACCCGAAAGCCTCCATCAACAACTCAGCCATCAAGCCTCCCAAGAAGGCGTATCCCTGAATCAATACATCGTCTATGCCCTAACCCGTCAGGTTTCCCAAAATTACGTTGTGGAACCCGTTCCCGCTGAGACCGTTGAACAGCAAAACACCTCATTCCAAAAACTTCTCAATGATTTGGGTCAGGCGATTCCTGAAGAGGTAAAACTTGCACTAGCCGCAAGGGAAGCCGTAGAGCCAGAAAGCCAATTAAACCCAGAGACCATCACCAAACTCCGCCAGAAGATAAGTAGCAAAGTCTAA
- a CDS encoding AAA family ATPase: protein MAYKNRLAIAPEHISREDALVLQARKYLFCDTNPITTYVFAKDYHGEAGPLLTRLATEAEKRYDLFFVCDTDIPYADTWDRSGDQKRKWFQKQILADLAERRVPFFRLSGSLEERIFQVNVILQHCQKFGNVLDLKMQSLKAMSGDVYK from the coding sequence ATGGCTTACAAAAATAGATTGGCGATCGCCCCGGAACACATTAGCCGAGAGGATGCCCTCGTGCTCCAGGCCCGTAAGTATCTTTTTTGCGATACAAACCCCATCACGACCTATGTCTTTGCAAAGGACTACCATGGCGAAGCGGGGCCACTGCTTACTCGCTTAGCGACAGAGGCAGAGAAACGCTACGATTTGTTCTTCGTCTGTGATACCGATATTCCCTATGCTGATACCTGGGATCGCAGTGGCGATCAAAAGCGAAAATGGTTTCAGAAGCAAATCTTGGCTGATTTAGCAGAGAGGCGGGTGCCTTTTTTTCGGCTCAGTGGAAGTCTGGAGGAACGAATCTTTCAGGTTAATGTGATTCTTCAACACTGTCAGAAATTCGGTAATGTTTTGGATCTCAAAATGCAATCTCTTAAAGCCATGTCTGGCGATGTTTATAAATGA
- a CDS encoding putative toxin-antitoxin system toxin component, PIN family, which yields MTEQAPLHLVIDTNIVLEGLTKQGSASGLIIEAWLAELFIVYISTAIAYEYQDVLSRKLSPTRWQTLKPVLGRLLTLTKFTEIHFTWRPISPDPGDDLIIDCAMNANAAIVTLNLKDFQRAKQSLGLTVLSPVELVLKLTGDE from the coding sequence ATGACAGAGCAAGCCCCATTACACCTCGTTATTGACACCAACATTGTTCTAGAAGGCTTAACTAAACAGGGGAGCGCATCAGGGCTGATCATCGAAGCTTGGTTAGCCGAATTATTTATCGTTTACATTTCCACGGCGATTGCCTATGAATACCAAGATGTTTTGAGCCGTAAACTATCCCCTACTCGTTGGCAAACCCTAAAACCTGTTCTTGGTCGGTTACTCACCCTCACTAAATTCACCGAAATCCATTTTACATGGCGACCCATTTCCCCCGACCCTGGCGATGATCTGATCATTGACTGTGCCATGAATGCCAATGCGGCGATCGTTACTTTAAACCTCAAAGATTTTCAACGGGCAAAACAATCTCTCGGCTTAACCGTACTGTCCCCCGTCGAACTAGTACTGAAACTCACAGGAGATGAATAA